One region of Haladaptatus cibarius D43 genomic DNA includes:
- a CDS encoding GTPBP1 family GTP-binding protein, translating into MSADRAALQQALDRGEQEGGSVEFKERLTKEIHLAEGRMESLAAQLRHRVLSGDGEATYVVGVTDDGGLAGINPELFSESMDVLSFLAEEAGAHIEDVQTWGIDATETSTRASTRNGNGGIVGVATIREGAVLETDSEHIVVGTAGHVDHGKSTLVGSLVTGQSDDGEGGTRGYLDVQPHEVQRGLSADLSYAVYGFDDDGPVHMDNPHRKTDRARIVEESDRLVSFVDTVGHEPWLRTTIRGLVGQKLDYGLLTVAADDGPTRTTREHLGILLATELPTIVAITKTDMVDEARAMEVEREVEQLLREVGKTPLRVERHGVEVAIEEVDTNVVPILMTSAVTMEGLDALDTMFEQLPKTTADSGEFRMYIDRSYSVTGVGPVASGTINSGEVEAGDDLLLGPMPDGEFREVEVRSIEMHYHRVDEAKAGRIVGIALKGVREADIERGMVLVPPGAEPNAVWEFDAEVMVLNHPTNIGTGYEPVVHLETISETAVFEPEGGRLLPGDKGTTSVRFKFRPYLVEEGQRFVFREGQSKGVGTVTAVRRVE; encoded by the coding sequence ATGAGCGCTGACCGCGCCGCCTTACAGCAGGCTCTCGACCGGGGAGAGCAGGAAGGCGGTAGCGTGGAGTTCAAGGAACGACTGACGAAGGAAATCCACCTTGCCGAAGGGCGAATGGAGAGTCTGGCCGCGCAGTTACGCCACCGTGTCCTCTCGGGGGACGGCGAGGCGACCTATGTGGTCGGCGTCACCGACGACGGCGGACTGGCGGGAATCAACCCCGAACTCTTTTCGGAATCGATGGACGTACTTTCGTTTCTCGCCGAGGAAGCAGGCGCGCACATCGAAGACGTACAGACGTGGGGTATCGACGCCACGGAGACGAGCACGCGCGCTTCGACCCGAAACGGAAACGGCGGCATCGTCGGCGTCGCCACCATCCGCGAGGGTGCCGTCCTCGAAACCGACAGCGAACACATCGTCGTCGGAACCGCGGGACACGTAGACCACGGAAAGAGCACGCTCGTCGGCAGTCTCGTCACCGGCCAGTCTGACGACGGCGAAGGCGGAACCCGGGGCTATCTGGACGTGCAACCGCACGAGGTTCAGCGCGGCCTCAGCGCTGACCTCTCCTACGCAGTGTACGGGTTCGACGACGACGGCCCGGTTCACATGGACAACCCCCATCGAAAGACCGACCGGGCGCGAATCGTGGAGGAGAGCGACCGACTCGTCTCCTTTGTGGACACCGTCGGTCACGAACCGTGGCTTCGGACGACGATTCGCGGCCTCGTCGGGCAGAAACTCGACTACGGCCTGCTGACCGTCGCCGCGGACGACGGCCCGACGAGGACGACGCGCGAACACCTCGGCATCCTGCTGGCCACCGAACTGCCGACTATCGTCGCCATTACGAAAACCGATATGGTGGACGAAGCGCGCGCGATGGAGGTCGAACGCGAAGTCGAGCAACTGCTCCGCGAAGTCGGCAAGACACCGCTCCGGGTCGAACGCCACGGCGTCGAAGTTGCCATCGAAGAGGTGGACACGAACGTCGTCCCCATCCTCATGACCAGCGCGGTCACGATGGAAGGGCTGGACGCTTTGGACACGATGTTCGAGCAGTTGCCAAAAACGACCGCTGACAGCGGCGAGTTCCGGATGTACATCGACCGCAGTTACAGCGTGACTGGCGTCGGCCCAGTCGCCAGCGGGACGATAAATTCGGGCGAGGTGGAGGCCGGCGACGACCTCCTCCTCGGGCCGATGCCGGACGGCGAGTTCCGCGAGGTGGAGGTTCGCTCCATCGAGATGCATTATCACCGCGTCGATGAGGCGAAGGCGGGCCGAATCGTCGGCATCGCGCTGAAGGGTGTTCGAGAGGCAGACATCGAACGCGGGATGGTTCTGGTTCCACCGGGAGCAGAACCGAACGCGGTCTGGGAGTTCGACGCCGAAGTGATGGTGTTGAACCATCCGACCAACATCGGCACCGGCTACGAACCCGTCGTTCACCTCGAAACCATCAGCGAAACCGCCGTCTTCGAACCCGAGGGAGGCCGTCTCCTGCCCGGCGACAAGGGGACGACGAGTGTCAGGTTCAAGTTCCGACCCTACCTCGTCGAAGAAGGTCAGCGATTCGTCTTCCGCGAGGGCCAGAGCAAGGGCGTCGGCACCGTGACCGCGGTACGGCGAGTCGAGTAG
- a CDS encoding HAD family hydrolase, producing the protein MDIDTVLFDLDDTLLEYEQDSRDVLSSSFDRVGVEPFFDIPAYHARYDEFLERGKSVDEQRSNCFAAIARDTEYDPNVGRTVAEAFAEIRDQSRVRYLPGASATLEALARAKPHPEPFESVLAELDSTADRAVHVGNSLTTDIPGAKAAGLGAV; encoded by the coding sequence ATGGATATCGACACGGTTCTCTTCGACTTGGACGACACACTCTTGGAGTACGAACAGGATTCGCGGGACGTGCTTTCGTCATCGTTCGACCGGGTCGGCGTCGAACCGTTCTTCGACATCCCGGCGTACCACGCCCGATACGACGAGTTTCTGGAGCGCGGAAAAAGCGTGGACGAACAGCGGTCGAACTGCTTTGCGGCGATTGCACGCGACACAGAGTACGACCCGAACGTAGGTCGGACGGTCGCAGAGGCCTTCGCCGAGATTCGTGACCAGTCGCGGGTGCGCTACCTTCCGGGCGCATCCGCGACGCTCGAAGCCCTCGCGCGCGCCAAACCACATCCGGAACCGTTCGAATCGGTACTGGCGGAACTCGATTCGACAGCAGACAGGGCAGTTCACGTCGGTAATTCGCTCACCACGGACATTCCCGGCGCGAAGGCCGCGGGACTCGGTGCGGTGTGA
- the mch gene encoding methenyltetrahydromethanopterin cyclohydrolase: MDSLNRMALELVDEAIDFAGELNVAAYELDNEATVLDFGINADGGTEAGLLLVELQTAGLATVQTKMGDVAGAPFPYVELSTDQPALALLCSQKAGWELTVDEFDGLGSGPARALVAEEDEYQRIGYADSFEFAVLAVESDRLPDEKVTEHVADLAGVEPNAVFLPTFATGSVTGSVSVASRAAELAVFRLSELGYDPLDILSVRGSAPVAPVSHDEATAIGRTNDALAYGGRVHLTVREEFDRFDELPSTASDEYGTTFQTFFDDAEWDFEAIPESVFAPAQVTVDVVDGPTHVLGETNHDLLADSFDL; encoded by the coding sequence ATGGACAGTCTCAATCGAATGGCACTCGAACTCGTGGACGAGGCCATCGACTTCGCGGGGGAACTGAACGTCGCCGCCTACGAACTGGACAACGAGGCGACCGTCCTCGATTTCGGTATCAACGCGGACGGCGGAACGGAGGCCGGACTCCTCCTCGTGGAACTCCAGACCGCCGGATTAGCCACGGTACAGACCAAGATGGGCGACGTTGCGGGCGCACCGTTTCCTTACGTCGAACTATCGACCGACCAACCCGCGCTCGCGCTTCTCTGTTCGCAAAAAGCGGGGTGGGAACTCACCGTCGATGAGTTCGACGGACTGGGAAGCGGCCCTGCGCGCGCGCTGGTCGCGGAGGAAGACGAATACCAGCGCATCGGCTACGCCGACTCGTTCGAGTTCGCCGTCCTCGCCGTCGAATCCGACCGACTTCCGGACGAGAAGGTCACGGAACACGTCGCCGACCTCGCGGGCGTCGAACCGAACGCGGTGTTCCTGCCGACGTTCGCCACGGGAAGCGTCACCGGCAGTGTCAGCGTCGCATCACGCGCCGCCGAACTCGCCGTTTTCCGACTCAGCGAACTCGGATACGACCCGTTAGACATCCTCTCCGTAAGAGGGTCGGCCCCGGTTGCGCCGGTCAGTCACGACGAAGCGACCGCCATCGGGCGGACGAACGACGCGCTGGCCTACGGCGGTCGGGTGCATCTCACCGTCCGCGAGGAGTTCGACCGATTCGACGAGCTCCCATCGACCGCGAGCGACGAGTACGGGACGACGTTCCAGACGTTCTTCGACGACGCGGAGTGGGATTTCGAGGCGATTCCCGAGAGCGTCTTCGCTCCGGCGCAGGTGACCGTTGATGTCGTAGACGGCCCGACGCACGTCCTCGGCGAGACGAATCACGACCTACTGGCGGACAGTTTCGACCTGTGA
- a CDS encoding TrkH family potassium uptake protein: MVRVRVDWRSSCSFVGTILKWLSVPLCLPAVVALLYAESLVPFLLAIGVTFVLGIGLENLTEERTLGHREAFLMVALTWFSIALIGAIPFIAAGEGALANPVNALFESTSGITTTGATVITDFEIHAQSIMLWRQLIQWLGGLGILVLATAVLSELGVGGAQLMETETRTRDVHKLTPRIEETARLLSSLYVGLTVLQMALFYGLHIVGLAPDMTLFDAVAHPLTTVSTSGFSPQPLSIGAFSPVIQWVTIPFMALGATSFILLYFTLQGDTSRLRQSEEFRFYVFLLGLFTVVVSVLLVNDPDFDGTIEATLRHAAFQVVSIMTTTGYATVDFNVWSAAAKHMLFICMFIGGMAGSTTCSIKTLRWLVVIKAFRRDLFTATHPSVIRPVWLSGDAVDEETVRSIYAYTLISLVIFAAATVFLVLDASRVGPDIGEFDAMGAAAATFLNIGPGFGVAGPFGSYEPFSDSAKLVMVVLMWVGRIEILPVLVLLTPAYWRT; this comes from the coding sequence ATGGTACGGGTGCGGGTCGATTGGCGATCGAGTTGCAGTTTCGTCGGAACGATACTGAAATGGTTGTCCGTGCCGCTCTGTCTTCCCGCCGTCGTCGCGCTATTGTACGCTGAATCGCTCGTTCCGTTCTTGCTCGCTATTGGGGTCACGTTCGTTCTCGGCATTGGACTCGAAAACCTCACCGAGGAGCGAACACTCGGCCACCGGGAAGCGTTTCTGATGGTCGCGTTGACGTGGTTTTCCATCGCGCTCATCGGGGCGATTCCGTTCATCGCGGCGGGTGAAGGCGCGCTCGCCAACCCGGTGAACGCGCTGTTCGAGAGTACCAGCGGAATTACGACGACGGGAGCGACGGTTATCACCGACTTCGAGATTCACGCACAGTCGATTATGCTCTGGCGGCAACTCATCCAGTGGCTCGGCGGATTGGGAATCCTCGTCCTTGCGACTGCGGTGCTGTCCGAACTCGGCGTCGGTGGCGCACAGTTGATGGAAACCGAGACGCGAACCCGCGACGTTCACAAACTGACCCCTCGAATCGAGGAAACCGCCCGACTGCTGTCGTCGCTGTACGTCGGACTGACCGTCCTTCAGATGGCGCTCTTTTACGGCCTCCACATCGTCGGTCTCGCACCCGACATGACGCTTTTCGACGCGGTCGCCCATCCGCTGACGACGGTATCTACGAGCGGATTTTCGCCGCAACCGCTGAGTATTGGCGCGTTTTCACCAGTGATTCAGTGGGTGACGATTCCGTTCATGGCGCTCGGTGCGACCAGTTTCATTCTGCTGTATTTCACCCTACAGGGCGATACTAGCCGTCTCCGCCAAAGCGAGGAGTTCCGATTTTACGTTTTCTTGCTCGGCCTCTTCACCGTGGTCGTTAGTGTCTTGCTCGTCAACGACCCCGACTTCGACGGTACTATCGAAGCAACACTTCGCCACGCCGCGTTTCAGGTCGTCTCCATCATGACCACGACGGGATACGCGACGGTGGATTTCAACGTGTGGTCTGCCGCCGCGAAACACATGCTGTTCATCTGTATGTTCATCGGCGGGATGGCCGGGAGCACTACCTGTTCCATCAAGACGTTGCGCTGGCTAGTCGTGATAAAGGCATTTCGACGGGACTTGTTCACCGCGACGCATCCATCCGTGATTCGTCCCGTATGGCTCAGCGGCGATGCAGTTGACGAGGAGACCGTTCGCAGTATCTACGCCTACACGCTCATTTCTCTCGTCATCTTCGCCGCCGCGACGGTTTTCTTGGTGCTGGACGCATCCCGCGTCGGCCCCGACATCGGCGAGTTCGACGCGATGGGTGCGGCGGCAGCCACCTTCCTCAACATCGGCCCCGGATTCGGTGTCGCCGGGCCGTTCGGGAGTTACGAGCCGTTCTCGGATTCCGCAAAACTCGTGATGGTCGTGTTGATGTGGGTCGGGCGAATCGAGATACTTCCGGTGCTCGTCCTGCTCACCCCTGCCTACTGGCGAACGTGA